The following are encoded in a window of Qipengyuania soli genomic DNA:
- a CDS encoding class I adenylate-forming enzyme family protein produces MPTQLDKDIHRFTANVTAPGQMFELVDVERRGVMMPGFKNAPPSLAHYFAHFCNEHKDTVFLVDGDMRMTFGEVYAAARHVAHGLATIHGLKKGDRVGIAARNSVNWILAYMGTLMAGGCATLLNGWWTGEELAYGIDLCECSLVLADPQRAARLDGISHSAKVVIFDHGDPATGLAPIWAEGDTATQMLGELGPGDLATILYTSGSTGHPKGAYSDHLGVVSGVMNYVCQTAMILGLMTERGEAPTVQPSALVTVPLFHVTGEVPVFLQSLAMGRKLVLMPKWDAGEALRLLDEEKVTYFVGVPLMSYELATHPDRDKYDLSQCKSFAAGGAPRPVEHVERIREAFPEGFPLLGYGLTETNGVGCGNLNENYLAKPGSTGMPSKPLVDLAILDDDGKPLPRGQVGEVSMRSLCNFLGYWKNEEATAAAYTDDGYFRTGDLGYLDEDEYLFIVDRKKDIIIRGGENIACIEVEEAIYAHPDVAECSVFGVPDERFGEVPAAVYYVHPGTTLSIEDLQAFLREHIAPFKIPALMWQSEEQLPRLGTQKVDKRTVKATFAKEHLAA; encoded by the coding sequence ATGCCGACACAACTCGACAAGGACATCCATCGTTTTACCGCCAACGTGACCGCACCCGGACAGATGTTCGAACTGGTCGACGTGGAACGCCGCGGCGTGATGATGCCGGGGTTCAAGAACGCCCCGCCGAGCCTGGCGCATTACTTCGCGCACTTCTGCAACGAACATAAGGACACGGTCTTCCTTGTCGACGGTGACATGCGGATGACCTTCGGCGAAGTCTATGCCGCCGCGCGGCACGTCGCGCACGGACTGGCGACGATCCACGGCCTCAAGAAGGGCGACCGGGTCGGTATCGCCGCACGCAATTCGGTCAACTGGATCCTTGCCTACATGGGCACGCTGATGGCCGGCGGTTGCGCCACGTTGCTCAATGGCTGGTGGACCGGTGAGGAACTCGCATACGGTATCGACCTGTGCGAATGCTCGCTGGTGCTCGCAGACCCGCAGCGCGCCGCGCGCCTCGACGGTATCTCTCACAGTGCCAAGGTCGTCATCTTCGACCACGGGGATCCGGCCACGGGCCTTGCGCCGATCTGGGCCGAGGGCGACACCGCCACGCAGATGCTCGGCGAGCTCGGACCAGGCGATCTGGCCACCATTCTCTACACCTCGGGTTCGACCGGGCACCCGAAGGGCGCCTATTCGGACCATCTCGGCGTCGTGTCGGGCGTGATGAACTATGTCTGCCAGACCGCGATGATCCTCGGCCTGATGACCGAGCGCGGCGAAGCGCCCACCGTGCAGCCGAGTGCACTGGTCACCGTTCCGCTGTTCCACGTAACCGGTGAGGTCCCGGTCTTCCTCCAGTCGCTCGCCATGGGTCGCAAGCTGGTGCTGATGCCCAAGTGGGATGCGGGCGAGGCGCTGCGCCTGCTCGACGAGGAAAAGGTCACTTACTTCGTCGGCGTTCCGCTGATGAGCTACGAACTTGCAACCCATCCCGACCGCGACAAGTACGATCTGTCGCAGTGCAAGAGCTTCGCCGCCGGTGGCGCACCGCGTCCTGTCGAGCATGTCGAGCGCATCCGCGAGGCCTTCCCCGAAGGCTTCCCGCTGCTCGGCTATGGCCTCACCGAAACCAATGGCGTGGGTTGTGGCAATTTGAACGAGAACTACCTCGCCAAGCCCGGTTCGACCGGGATGCCTTCGAAGCCGCTGGTCGACCTTGCCATCCTCGACGACGACGGCAAACCCTTGCCGCGCGGACAGGTGGGCGAGGTATCGATGCGTTCGCTGTGCAATTTCCTCGGCTACTGGAAGAACGAGGAAGCGACCGCCGCGGCCTACACCGACGACGGTTATTTCCGCACCGGTGACCTCGGCTATCTCGACGAGGACGAATATCTCTTCATCGTCGACCGCAAGAAGGACATCATCATCCGCGGCGGCGAGAACATCGCCTGCATCGAGGTCGAGGAAGCGATCTACGCCCATCCCGACGTCGCCGAATGCAGCGTCTTCGGCGTGCCCGACGAACGGTTCGGCGAAGTGCCCGCGGCGGTCTATTACGTCCATCCGGGCACGACCCTGTCGATAGAGGACCTGCAGGCATTCCTGCGCGAACACATCGCACCGTTCAAGATCCCGGCGCTGATGTGGCAGAGCGAGGAACAGCTTCCCCGCCTCGGCACACAGAAGGTCGACAAGCGCACGGTCAAGGCGACCTTCGCCAAGGAGCACCTCGCCGCTTGA
- the lgt gene encoding prolipoprotein diacylglyceryl transferase, translated as MLSLLAASGASDPIYWQDLGLRPYLFQIGGFQLRYYSLAYLFGILFAYWHLSKMIKAPGSPMAQRHADDLFFYCTLGVILGGRLGYAAFYKPELFASTDLFKLWEGGMSFHGGVIGVLVAITWVAWRGGLNWLRICDYISVNVPLAYMLGRIANFINGELYGRPVEGDFPLAMIFPTDPQQLPRHPSQLYQAGFEGLMLGILMLALFWKTRSRYRPGFLVGVFTIGMGLGRFLVEYFREPDAYLAYVVVQTGLSRGQWLSLPMVAVGIIVMAYSMMRPAIGSANGAKPQSA; from the coding sequence TTGCTGTCACTACTCGCCGCGAGCGGCGCTTCGGATCCGATCTACTGGCAGGATCTCGGCCTCAGGCCCTATCTCTTCCAGATCGGCGGCTTCCAGCTACGCTACTATTCGCTCGCCTACCTGTTCGGCATCCTGTTCGCCTATTGGCACCTGTCGAAGATGATCAAGGCGCCCGGCAGCCCGATGGCGCAGCGTCACGCCGACGACCTGTTCTTCTACTGCACGCTCGGCGTCATTCTTGGCGGGCGGCTTGGTTATGCGGCGTTCTACAAGCCCGAGCTCTTCGCCAGCACCGACCTGTTCAAGCTGTGGGAAGGCGGGATGAGCTTCCACGGCGGCGTAATCGGCGTGCTTGTGGCGATCACCTGGGTCGCATGGCGCGGCGGCCTCAACTGGCTGCGCATCTGCGATTACATCTCGGTCAACGTGCCGCTCGCCTACATGCTCGGGCGCATCGCGAACTTCATCAATGGCGAACTTTACGGCCGCCCGGTCGAAGGCGATTTCCCGCTGGCGATGATCTTCCCGACCGATCCGCAGCAGCTGCCGCGGCATCCGAGCCAGCTGTACCAGGCCGGTTTCGAGGGCTTGATGCTGGGCATCCTGATGCTCGCGCTGTTCTGGAAGACCCGGTCGCGCTATCGCCCGGGTTTTCTCGTCGGCGTGTTCACCATCGGCATGGGTCTTGGACGTTTCCTCGTCGAGTATTTCCGCGAGCCCGACGCATACCTTGCCTATGTCGTGGTCCAGACCGGCCTCTCGCGCGGCCAGTGGCTCAGCCTGCCCATGGTCGCCGTCGGCATTATCGTGATGGCCTATTCGATGATGCGACCGGCAATCGGTAGCGCCAACGGAGCGAAGCCGCAGTCCGCATGA
- a CDS encoding class I SAM-dependent methyltransferase produces MSEDAPADLGVSFRRLIRSHGPMPVARYMGESNARYYAGRDPLGAAGDFTTAPEISQMFGEMVGLWLADIWVRAGRPADAIYVELGPGRGTLAKDALRAMASQGLRPEVHLVEGSPALRQIQSGALGGAIFHDSLDTLPDDRPILLAANEFLDALPVRQLVMTEKGWRERMVTLDDAEGFVFAAGPGPMDDAVPQDRRAAEPGTVIETCPGAAALVGALCERIERQGGAAIFFDYGYLAPQNGSSLQAIRAHEKVGVFDAPGDMDLTALVDFATLAELARRSGVATATAEQGAWLAAMGIGIRAQALATRSPERSKDIQEAHDRLVGAAAMGELFKVMAMTARDWPRGAGFDEGPRRKPPE; encoded by the coding sequence ATGAGCGAGGATGCCCCCGCCGACCTCGGCGTGAGCTTCCGCCGCCTGATCCGCAGCCACGGGCCGATGCCCGTGGCGCGCTACATGGGCGAGAGCAATGCACGCTACTACGCCGGGCGGGACCCCCTGGGCGCCGCCGGCGACTTCACCACCGCGCCCGAAATCAGCCAGATGTTCGGCGAGATGGTCGGGCTCTGGCTCGCGGATATTTGGGTGCGGGCGGGGCGCCCTGCCGATGCGATCTATGTCGAACTCGGGCCCGGAAGGGGAACGCTGGCGAAGGATGCGCTGAGAGCCATGGCGAGCCAGGGCCTGCGTCCCGAGGTGCACCTCGTCGAAGGCTCGCCCGCCTTGCGCCAGATCCAGTCGGGCGCGCTCGGAGGGGCGATATTCCATGACTCGCTCGACACCTTGCCCGACGACCGCCCGATCCTGCTGGCAGCCAATGAGTTTCTCGACGCCCTGCCCGTGCGGCAGCTGGTGATGACCGAAAAAGGCTGGCGCGAGCGGATGGTGACGCTGGATGACGCCGAAGGTTTCGTGTTTGCTGCCGGACCAGGCCCGATGGACGATGCCGTTCCTCAGGACAGGCGCGCCGCCGAACCGGGCACGGTGATAGAGACCTGCCCGGGCGCTGCTGCTCTCGTGGGGGCACTATGCGAGCGGATCGAGCGGCAGGGCGGCGCGGCGATATTCTTCGACTACGGCTATCTCGCCCCGCAGAATGGATCGAGCCTGCAGGCCATCCGTGCGCACGAGAAGGTTGGCGTCTTCGATGCCCCCGGAGACATGGACCTGACTGCCCTCGTGGATTTCGCCACGCTGGCCGAATTGGCCCGCCGCAGCGGCGTCGCCACCGCTACGGCGGAACAGGGAGCGTGGCTCGCCGCAATGGGCATCGGCATCCGCGCGCAGGCATTGGCAACCCGCAGCCCCGAGCGTTCGAAGGATATTCAGGAAGCTCACGACAGATTGGTCGGAGCCGCGGCCATGGGTGAATTGTTCAAGGTCATGGCGATGACTGCCCGCGACTGGCCGCGCGGGGCCGGTTTCGACGAAGGCCCAAGGAGGAAGCCGCCCGAATGA
- a CDS encoding DUF2147 domain-containing protein codes for MKRLLALAALIAAQPLLAAEPVSGRWVTAEKDAVISIGPCGKQLCGTIAKFLVPPPQGLDQRDVNNREEAKRSRKLLGMAILTGFSEDGDQWRGQIYDPKSGKTYRSVIKRKGANVLEVKGCIGPFCQTQVWRRSS; via the coding sequence ATGAAACGCCTGCTCGCGCTCGCCGCCCTCATCGCTGCCCAGCCGCTGCTCGCCGCCGAACCCGTCTCCGGACGCTGGGTCACAGCCGAGAAAGATGCCGTGATTTCGATCGGACCTTGCGGCAAGCAGCTTTGCGGGACCATCGCCAAGTTCCTCGTGCCGCCACCGCAGGGCCTCGATCAGCGCGACGTAAACAATCGTGAAGAGGCGAAGCGGAGCCGCAAGCTGCTCGGCATGGCGATCCTCACCGGCTTCTCCGAAGATGGCGACCAGTGGCGCGGGCAGATCTACGATCCCAAGAGCGGCAAGACCTATCGCTCGGTCATCAAGCGCAAGGGTGCTAACGTGCTCGAGGTGAAGGGCTGCATCGGACCCTTCTGCCAGACGCAGGTGTGGCGCCGGTCGAGCTAG
- a CDS encoding ABC transporter permease/substrate-binding protein gives MNEIWTDLLDLGDKLAAHVLLSAAALALGILVALPLAIWASRSQTVARATLGFASLVQTIPALALLALFFPILLSLRAVFGEGLPTLGFLPALLALALYAVLPILRNAVTAQANLDPGVVEAAHGVGMSAWQRLRLVEAPLAAPYVMAGIRTAAVWTIGAATLATTIGQKSLGDPIFAGLQTQNWALVLAGCIASAGLAMVADALLGTIETGLKTRRRALTWGGIAAVALGVAAALAAQFGGGEERRVVIGAKGFSEQYILARLIGQRLEAEGYAVDYRDGLGSAVAHKAVTTGAIDILVDYTGTIWTNQMERTDNPDRDAMISEITDWETRTSGAVVLGRLGFENAYGLAVTEARAQSSVIETIEDLARVAPQLTVGGDPEFFERPEWRAVRDAYGLRFKEQRNFSPTFMYNALKSGEADVIGAYTSDGRIAADRLVTLADPKRAFPNYDAIILLSPETGANAGLVAALRPLVGSISVEAMREANFSVDREENKLTFDEAARRLAKRAGL, from the coding sequence GTGAACGAAATCTGGACTGACCTCCTGGACCTCGGCGACAAGCTGGCGGCGCATGTCCTGCTTTCGGCTGCGGCGCTGGCGCTGGGCATTCTCGTGGCGCTGCCGCTGGCGATCTGGGCGAGCCGGTCGCAGACCGTTGCACGTGCGACACTGGGTTTTGCCAGCCTCGTCCAGACCATTCCCGCGCTAGCGCTACTCGCCCTGTTCTTCCCCATCCTGCTGAGCCTGCGCGCGGTCTTCGGCGAAGGACTGCCCACGCTCGGCTTCCTCCCCGCCCTGCTCGCGCTCGCGCTCTATGCGGTCCTGCCGATCTTGCGCAATGCGGTTACTGCGCAGGCAAATCTCGATCCGGGCGTTGTCGAAGCAGCGCATGGCGTCGGCATGAGCGCGTGGCAGCGGCTGCGGCTCGTCGAGGCTCCGTTGGCCGCACCCTATGTCATGGCGGGAATCCGCACGGCCGCGGTCTGGACCATCGGCGCGGCAACCCTTGCCACCACCATCGGGCAGAAGAGCCTTGGCGACCCGATATTTGCCGGGCTGCAGACGCAGAACTGGGCGCTGGTGTTGGCCGGCTGCATTGCCAGCGCTGGCCTGGCCATGGTCGCGGACGCACTGCTGGGGACCATCGAGACAGGCCTGAAAACGCGGCGACGCGCACTCACCTGGGGCGGCATTGCCGCTGTCGCACTCGGCGTCGCTGCCGCACTGGCGGCGCAATTCGGGGGCGGTGAAGAGCGGCGCGTGGTGATCGGCGCAAAGGGCTTTTCAGAGCAATACATCCTCGCACGCCTCATCGGCCAGCGGCTTGAAGCGGAAGGTTATGCGGTGGACTATCGCGACGGCCTGGGTTCGGCGGTGGCGCACAAGGCCGTCACGACCGGAGCCATCGATATCCTCGTCGACTATACGGGGACCATCTGGACCAACCAGATGGAGAGGACGGACAATCCCGATCGGGATGCGATGATTTCGGAAATCACCGATTGGGAAACCCGTACAAGCGGCGCGGTGGTGCTCGGGCGACTGGGTTTCGAGAACGCCTACGGGCTTGCGGTCACTGAGGCCCGCGCGCAGTCATCTGTAATCGAGACCATCGAAGATCTGGCGCGAGTGGCGCCGCAACTGACCGTCGGCGGCGATCCCGAATTCTTCGAACGGCCCGAATGGCGCGCGGTCCGCGATGCCTACGGTCTGCGCTTCAAGGAACAGCGCAATTTCTCGCCCACCTTCATGTACAATGCGCTCAAGTCTGGCGAGGCGGATGTGATCGGCGCCTATACCAGCGACGGGCGGATTGCGGCGGACAGGCTCGTCACCCTCGCCGACCCGAAGCGCGCCTTTCCGAACTACGATGCCATCATCCTGTTGAGCCCGGAGACCGGCGCGAACGCAGGGCTGGTTGCAGCGCTTCGCCCGCTGGTCGGCTCCATTTCAGTGGAGGCCATGCGCGAGGCGAATTTCTCGGTCGATCGCGAAGAGAACAAGCTTACCTTCGACGAAGCAGCACGGCGCCTGGCAAAGCGCGCCGGACTCTAG
- a CDS encoding ATP-binding cassette domain-containing protein: MTPTAKPALEFCDVRKRFSHVDAVDGVTLSIRAGEFVALVGASGSGKSTLLKTVNRLIEPDAGNVLFEGEDVAELPLPALRRRVGYVFQSIGLFPHMTVAENIAIGPRLAGEKISPERIGHLLELVELEGAMATRMPDELSGGQRQRVGVARALAGEPHLLLMDEPFGALDPITRDALGEAVRKLHSELGLTTVMVTHDMAEALLLADRVLVMDGGRIVADETPKALLAGAGGAIAQGLVAVPRAQADRLAELAR, encoded by the coding sequence GTGACGCCAACTGCGAAACCCGCGCTCGAATTTTGTGACGTCCGCAAGCGCTTCAGCCACGTCGATGCCGTCGATGGCGTCACGCTCTCGATCCGTGCGGGCGAGTTCGTGGCGCTGGTTGGCGCCTCCGGTTCCGGCAAGTCGACATTGCTCAAGACGGTCAACCGCCTGATCGAACCCGATGCGGGGAACGTTCTGTTCGAAGGCGAAGATGTAGCCGAACTGCCCCTCCCGGCACTGCGTCGCAGGGTCGGTTACGTGTTCCAGTCGATCGGCCTCTTCCCGCACATGACCGTGGCGGAAAACATCGCCATCGGCCCGAGACTCGCGGGCGAGAAAATCTCGCCAGAGCGCATCGGACACTTGCTCGAACTGGTAGAGCTGGAAGGGGCAATGGCAACGCGCATGCCCGACGAGCTATCGGGCGGGCAACGCCAGCGTGTGGGCGTGGCGCGGGCGCTCGCGGGCGAACCGCACCTGTTGTTGATGGACGAACCTTTCGGTGCGCTCGACCCGATCACCCGCGACGCTTTGGGCGAGGCGGTGCGCAAGCTGCACAGCGAACTCGGCCTCACCACGGTGATGGTCACCCATGACATGGCCGAGGCGCTACTGCTGGCAGACCGGGTCCTGGTGATGGACGGAGGACGAATTGTCGCCGACGAGACGCCCAAGGCCCTGCTTGCAGGTGCGGGTGGAGCGATAGCCCAAGGCTTGGTCGCTGTTCCGCGCGCGCAGGCGGACCGTCTGGCGGAGCTCGCCCGGTGA
- a CDS encoding sensor histidine kinase: MVLAAHGTGALVDDAELKGIAALAAEICQTPMAMVTMVKSERQVFLARLGVADEETPRPTSFCAHAMLGDSAMVVTDATRDPRFSENPLVTGELGIRFYAGQPLISAEGAPLGALCVIDTVPRPEGLSDLQRQTLETLGLAVMRRLASQRQSEERSIEQEAAQQRIQQVLDSFPGIAWSADEGLNFDYFNARWMELTGAPAPKTVAEWSASIHPEDFARSAPAFQDSASRGEPFEDEVRLKQANGEWRWSLSRVVPIETPQGERRWVGTLIDIDREHRQREANDLLANELSHRIKNIFAVISGLIAIRSRGRHEVAEFASELSAAVRSLGTAHDYVRPLEGRSSDCLKGLLGDLLAPYHDGSDRVEIAGDDVAIGARAATPLALIFHELATNSAKYGALSNGKGRVQVTIASSTEEGGRIHVIWSETGSPVEVDQVQDREGFGSRLLRMAIESQLQGHFERRFTDDGMLVEIDFPAVSITG, translated from the coding sequence ATGGTGCTGGCTGCTCATGGCACGGGTGCGCTTGTCGATGACGCAGAGCTGAAGGGAATTGCAGCCCTGGCCGCGGAGATTTGCCAGACCCCCATGGCCATGGTGACCATGGTGAAGAGCGAGCGGCAAGTCTTCCTCGCTCGGCTTGGCGTGGCAGATGAGGAAACCCCGCGCCCGACCAGCTTCTGTGCCCATGCCATGCTGGGCGATTCCGCCATGGTTGTTACCGATGCGACGCGTGACCCGCGCTTCTCCGAAAATCCGCTGGTGACCGGAGAACTCGGTATCCGCTTCTACGCAGGTCAGCCCCTGATTTCTGCCGAGGGTGCGCCACTGGGTGCGCTGTGCGTGATCGACACCGTGCCCCGTCCCGAGGGACTGTCCGACCTACAGCGCCAGACGCTGGAAACTCTCGGGCTGGCTGTCATGCGGCGCCTCGCCTCGCAACGACAGTCTGAAGAGCGCTCCATCGAGCAGGAAGCTGCCCAGCAGCGCATCCAGCAGGTGCTCGATTCCTTCCCCGGCATCGCCTGGTCGGCTGATGAGGGGCTGAATTTCGACTATTTCAACGCCCGCTGGATGGAACTCACCGGTGCACCGGCTCCGAAGACCGTGGCCGAGTGGAGCGCGAGTATCCACCCGGAAGACTTCGCCCGCAGCGCCCCCGCCTTCCAGGATTCGGCATCGCGTGGCGAGCCGTTCGAAGACGAGGTCAGGCTCAAGCAGGCTAATGGCGAATGGCGCTGGTCGCTGTCACGCGTCGTTCCCATCGAGACCCCGCAGGGTGAACGGCGATGGGTCGGGACACTCATCGACATCGACCGCGAACACCGCCAGCGCGAGGCAAACGACCTGCTCGCCAACGAGCTGTCGCACCGCATCAAGAACATCTTCGCGGTCATTTCGGGGCTTATAGCGATCAGGTCGCGCGGACGTCATGAAGTCGCCGAATTCGCCAGCGAGCTGAGTGCGGCGGTCCGCTCGCTCGGTACGGCACACGATTATGTCCGCCCGCTCGAAGGCCGTAGCAGTGATTGCCTCAAGGGCCTGCTGGGCGACCTGCTCGCGCCCTATCACGACGGCAGCGACCGCGTGGAAATCGCCGGTGACGATGTCGCAATCGGCGCAAGGGCAGCGACACCTCTGGCGCTCATCTTCCATGAGCTTGCGACCAATTCGGCAAAGTACGGCGCGCTGTCGAATGGCAAGGGTCGCGTGCAGGTGACGATTGCCTCCTCCACAGAGGAGGGGGGTCGCATCCATGTCATATGGTCCGAAACCGGTAGCCCGGTCGAAGTAGACCAGGTTCAGGACCGCGAGGGCTTCGGCTCGCGCCTTCTGCGCATGGCGATCGAAAGCCAGCTGCAAGGACATTTCGAACGCCGGTTCACCGATGACGGAATGCTTGTCGAAATCGATTTCCCTGCCGTCTCGATAACCGGCTGA
- a CDS encoding DUF4402 domain-containing protein, translated as MEMRGTDLKKRGRLRMGQIGVMATLLLATGPAPAFGAPSTISVTNPLMLRFGTFAVPSSGFREVSASGAVSSAGIFALSSAGTGPARFTLQYDRGNNSKRRVDVTIDLVFSTPSAFAQGGLTARLSRYQSDIPGYPSIAPGQIVRVQLDNCLQRVCSMSFNLGGRLDVDRSFGGGNVAIPIPVDAVLVSER; from the coding sequence ATGGAGATGCGTGGGACAGACCTGAAGAAGCGTGGACGACTGCGCATGGGCCAGATCGGCGTCATGGCGACCCTGCTGCTGGCGACGGGACCAGCCCCCGCTTTCGGGGCGCCTTCGACCATTTCGGTGACCAATCCGCTGATGTTGCGCTTTGGCACTTTTGCGGTGCCCAGTTCAGGTTTCCGCGAGGTTTCGGCGAGCGGGGCGGTCAGCAGCGCAGGGATCTTTGCCCTTAGCAGCGCAGGAACGGGACCTGCCCGCTTCACGTTGCAGTACGACCGGGGCAACAATTCCAAGCGCCGGGTCGATGTGACCATTGATCTCGTCTTCTCGACCCCTTCTGCGTTTGCGCAGGGCGGGCTCACGGCGCGGCTCAGTCGCTACCAGTCGGACATCCCCGGCTATCCCTCGATCGCGCCGGGGCAGATCGTTCGCGTCCAGCTGGACAACTGCCTCCAGCGGGTCTGTTCGATGTCCTTCAACCTGGGTGGAAGGCTCGATGTGGACCGGAGCTTTGGCGGGGGCAATGTCGCCATTCCGATTCCGGTCGATGCCGTACTGGTGTCCGAGCGCTGA
- a CDS encoding DUF4402 domain-containing protein: MQARWLLVLAGLAAGSHGVPAIAGGSAGASGIASATIVEPIALRSIDPLQFGVIAAARSGSGSITVDPQTGASTFSGSLAPACPHNASCFARPAQFGVTGEAGRRYRIDAPQVASAVRQEGGYATLPISAIRIWVGSGSAQDPRGLLDASGNDSFRVGGTLSVPAGTQPGIYQAELAVVVSYD; encoded by the coding sequence ATGCAGGCACGCTGGCTCCTCGTCCTGGCGGGTCTTGCGGCAGGCAGCCATGGAGTCCCCGCGATTGCCGGCGGAAGTGCCGGGGCAAGCGGGATTGCAAGTGCAACGATCGTCGAGCCGATCGCCCTGCGTTCGATCGACCCGCTCCAATTCGGCGTGATTGCGGCGGCGCGTTCTGGAAGCGGATCGATCACGGTCGACCCGCAGACCGGGGCCAGCACGTTTTCGGGCAGCCTCGCTCCGGCATGCCCGCACAATGCCAGCTGTTTTGCGCGCCCGGCGCAGTTTGGAGTGACAGGTGAAGCAGGGCGTCGTTACCGGATCGATGCGCCCCAGGTGGCCAGCGCGGTGCGGCAGGAAGGCGGCTATGCCACCTTGCCGATCAGCGCGATAAGGATTTGGGTCGGGTCCGGTTCGGCGCAGGATCCAAGGGGACTGCTGGACGCGAGCGGCAATGACAGTTTTCGAGTCGGTGGAACGCTGTCTGTTCCTGCAGGCACTCAGCCGGGAATTTACCAGGCAGAGCTCGCAGTGGTTGTTTCCTATGATTAA
- a CDS encoding DUF4402 domain-containing protein: MKKIVLAAVVATAATIAVPAAAAPGDTATTTGSATATIVAPISISHDAASLNFGVLVSPSAASQVTVVGANATVTSGDAVQLGTGGSDSFTVTGDAGRSFAIVTGGNTMGGMSFTTTAPASGTIGAGGSTQFSVGGVLNIPASQAAGVYTTTYNATVTYN; encoded by the coding sequence ATGAAGAAGATCGTTCTGGCGGCAGTCGTCGCTACCGCCGCAACCATCGCTGTCCCGGCCGCTGCGGCGCCGGGCGACACCGCAACCACCACGGGCTCGGCCACTGCAACCATCGTTGCACCGATCTCGATTTCGCACGACGCTGCCTCGCTGAACTTCGGCGTTCTCGTATCGCCTTCGGCTGCCAGCCAGGTTACCGTCGTCGGCGCCAACGCGACCGTCACTTCGGGCGATGCAGTCCAGCTCGGCACGGGCGGGTCGGACTCGTTCACCGTTACGGGTGATGCGGGTCGCAGCTTCGCCATCGTGACCGGTGGCAACACCATGGGCGGCATGTCGTTCACCACGACTGCTCCTGCTTCGGGCACCATCGGCGCCGGTGGCTCGACGCAGTTCTCGGTCGGCGGTGTGCTGAACATTCCGGCCAGCCAGGCTGCCGGTGTTTACACCACCACCTACAACGCAACCGTCACCTACAACTAA
- a CDS encoding DUF4402 domain-containing protein: MRTALHKIAKGLMAGTLGLVAVSAQAAPGNTKTVSGTANVTIAQPAQIQKVDDLRFGVIVRPAGAGMVEIDPSGTITANIDISAYPGNRGPSRFLLVGDNNRRFLVFLPSRIDITNGTATMRVDRFRMNAVNGSTRFDANGRYNLYVGGRLNVGANQAVGQYSGTFDVTVVYQ; encoded by the coding sequence ATGCGCACCGCCCTCCACAAGATAGCCAAAGGCCTGATGGCCGGCACGCTGGGGTTGGTGGCAGTTTCGGCGCAAGCGGCGCCCGGGAACACCAAGACTGTTTCCGGAACCGCCAATGTTACCATTGCCCAGCCGGCCCAAATCCAGAAGGTCGACGACCTGCGCTTCGGCGTCATCGTTCGTCCCGCCGGCGCCGGTATGGTAGAGATCGATCCCTCCGGAACGATCACAGCCAACATTGATATCAGCGCCTACCCGGGCAATCGTGGCCCTTCGCGCTTCCTGCTGGTTGGCGACAACAATCGCAGGTTCCTAGTCTTCCTGCCCAGTCGCATCGACATCACCAATGGGACTGCGACCATGCGCGTCGACCGGTTCCGCATGAATGCCGTCAACGGTTCGACCCGTTTCGACGCCAACGGCCGCTACAACCTGTATGTGGGCGGACGCCTGAACGTCGGGGCAAACCAGGCAGTTGGACAATACTCGGGGACATTCGACGTCACCGTAGTTTACCAATAA